CCTTGTCCTACAACAATGTCTGGTCTGCCAAGCGTCGCCACCGCGTGGTCGTCCCGAAACTGTAGTTCCCGGGTACTCTGTTCTTTTGATCCTTTGGATCTCAGTCCCTCTGACCCTTGTCAAAATTTTGGCAAGTCGGAGGGATTTTTGTATACTAAAAAAGCAACACAAATGGTTGACACTAAAAATACAAAGTATATACTATGTATTATGAAAACGGTAACAAGTATAAAATTAGATAGGGATGTAAAAAAAGAGGCCAGCAAAATCGCGTCCGAAATGGGACTCAATTTAAGTTCCGTGGTTAATGCCACTTTGAAAAATTTTGTCGCGGAACGCAGATTGGTTTTTTCTCTTGCTCCGGAATTTAACACTAAGAAGGAAAAAGTTCTACTTAAAGCGAAAAGCGACGCGATTAAAGGTAAAAACGTTATCGGTCCATTTAGCAATATTGAGGAAATAAAGGGCTCTTTGATGGGTTAAAATACTTCATGCGTATCTCGTACCATAGAAACTTCAAAAAAGCTTTGCGAAAACAAAAGCAAAAAGTCCAAAACAAGTTCTGGGACAAACTGGAAGTGTTTGCTGAAGACCAGTTTCATTACTCTCTTAATAATCACGCTTTAGTCGGCAAGTTTAAGGGAACAAGAAGTATTGATATTACCGGGGATGTGAGAGTCCACTACGAGGAAGAAAGTAGCGGTATCATTCTTTTGGACATAGACACCCATTCTCAACTTTACTAGAACCCATCTCAAAATATGATTACATATAAGCTCCTCGGCTCGGAAAAGTGAAAATCAGAATTTTCCCCTTTCTCTCGCTCTATGTCGCTTATAAACCGTTATGAATAAAGATATAAACAAACTTGGCTACTGCGACCGTTTTTTCTCGGCTGCGACTTGTCGCTCAACCTCGCCGTATCTCGATACGGCTCGGTTTCCGCGACGGCGTCTCGCCAGAGAAAAAACGCTCTC
This is a stretch of genomic DNA from bacterium. It encodes these proteins:
- a CDS encoding type II toxin-antitoxin system RelB/DinJ family antitoxin, with the translated sequence MKTVTSIKLDRDVKKEASKIASEMGLNLSSVVNATLKNFVAERRLVFSLAPEFNTKKEKVLLKAKSDAIKGKNVIGPFSNIEEIKGSLMG
- a CDS encoding type II toxin-antitoxin system mRNA interferase toxin, RelE/StbE family, yielding MRISYHRNFKKALRKQKQKVQNKFWDKLEVFAEDQFHYSLNNHALVGKFKGTRSIDITGDVRVHYEEESSGIILLDIDTHSQLY